The nucleotide sequence ctaatgcattccatctgttaactaccctgacactgaaaatgttgtttctaatgtccctgtggctggctcatttgggtactcagtttccacctgtgtccccttgttcgtgtaccacccgtgttaaacagtttatctttatctacccgaaTGGAGccagttggccgagcggacagcacgctttaCACGTGAACccgtggccccgggttcgatcccgggcttcggcgagaaacgatgggcagagtttctttcaccctatgcccctgttacatagcagtaaataggtacctgggagttagtcagctgtcacgggctgcttcctgggggtggcagcctggttgaggaccaggccgcggggacactaaagccccgaaatcaactcaagataaccctgtcaattcctttgagaattttgtatgaagtgatcttgtctccccttactcttctgtcttccagtgtcgtgaggttcattttacgcagcttttcctcgtaacttatgcctcttagttctgggactagcctagtggcatatctcagaactttttccagcttcgtcttcttcttgacaaggtacagactccatgctggggccgcatactccaggattggtcatacaTGTAGGGTATAgagagttctgaatgattccttacacaggtttctgaaggtagTTCTGATGTTAAATAGTCTCGCATACgtcgcagatgttattctcttgatgtgggcttcaggagactagGTTTGGTGTAacatcaacttctagatctttctctttgtccgtttaATGAATGACTTTATCTCTCATTCAGTATCCTGTGTatgacctcctgtttccactgtatagtttcatgaccttgcgaGGTGGAACTTTAGTaaacatttgttagaccattcattcaatctgtctaggtcatcttggagcctcatattatcttccgcCGTCCTTTTCCTCTttaaaatttttgcatcatcagcaaataatgaAAGGAATGAATCTTTTCCCTCTTGaagttcatttacatatatcagaaacagtgcttagcgccactcatgctgtgagtaaaCATGCTGCCACAATGACAACAAAAAGGAGGCATGGTCCGGGACCATGCctcgggacactaagccccgaaatcagctcaagataacctcaagatgcagtATATAGCGTATAAATTAAAGAGAAGAAAAATGTGGATAATAGATTAAAAAGAACATAATATGTATTGAATAGTAAATAACTGTTCATATGAGTGTTAAAGGGAGTTTTATAACACATTAAGTATAGTTACTCAGAATTTGTCAGGATACGCATGAGAATAACAATAAAAACTATGTTTCAAGAATTGTAGGAAATTCAGGAGTTTGTATCAAGTGTGACCATCACGCCTCAACACGGAAGATTTCACTGACGCCTTTGAGATAAATTTAGCTCTGATGGCTTCGTGCCGCAGTTAAtttgtcaaacagaatgtttaatattattgtatatatatatattgtatatataaatgtatatataaatatttaatatatatatatatatatatatatatatatatatatatatatatatatatatatatatatttatatatatatatatatatatatatatatatatatatatatatatatatatataaatatatatatataaatatatatatatgtatatatatatatatatatatatatatatatatatatatatatatatatatatatatatatatatatatatatatatatatatatatatatatagatatatatatacatgtatatatatatatatatatatatatatatatatatatatatatatatatatatatatatatatatttatatatatatatatatatatatatatatatatatatatatatatatttgtatatatatatatatatatatatatatatatatatatatatatatatatatatatatatatatattgatactgatatatatactgatactgatactgagagattcagcaagaatacacgatcctgctttcactgaatgttcatatcagtgggatgttcttgcagccccagcaaccattattgagccaacaaaacaacacaaacaatccggctgggaccaccctgtagtggaaaaagtagctgatgccatgctcagcgtcgcaacatcagacaaggagaaaaccCGTGTCAGACAGTGCGTGGcaaccatgcaggagacttcctcccggcagtacccatgtcagcaatgggcacacgcctagatccagaatcccttcgtgtagcagtggccctcccccttggtgccccaattcacactgaatacaagtgtatttgcaacagagtggaagcagaccaatacggactgcatgggttgcattgcggaagcacaaagagctgacatgcaagacacaacgaggtcaatgacatcatcaagagaaacctcgtctcagctaggtgcccagcggagagagaacctcgcatcctaggtgtCCAAAACCTGGATTTccctgcacttcgccctgatggcatcaccatatactcctggaaggagggtagacagttggtgtgggactacacgtgtgtatccaccttggctgacacctatgtacacttcggagctgatcacgcatgtggggcggccaaccacagggaaacagcaaaatcactcaagtacaggagaCTGgatggtcaatacctctttgttcccatagcgtctcagacgcatggcccctggggcaagagtgccttgggatttctcaaggaattaggttccaagctcattgacgtcaccagatacCCAAGAACTTCCAgtgttttgtttcagcgtctcagtttggcgatccagaggggaaatgcttgctgcgttctCGGTTCctctccggaagcggaggagcttcaagagatccataacctttaggcatttgccttgtatgttttgtaacctttaaatacacaataaagaacaaaaaaaaaaggaagggggtggaaggagaaaagcacacaaactgtattggaggggacctacattccctccaatgcgttatgtgtggtttcctccgaggttatgggtccccgttcttccagccagaggtggtactcccttccctattaatatatatatatatatatatatatatatatatatatatatatatatatatatatatatatatatatatatatatatatatatatatatatatatatgtcgtacctagtagccagaactcactttttggcctactattcaaggcccgatttgcctaataagccaagttttcatgaattaattgtttttcgactacctaacctacctaacctaacctaacctaactttttcggctacctaaccaaacctaacctataaagataggttaggttaggttaggtagggttggttaggttcggtcatatatctacgttaattttaactccaataaaaaaaattgacctcatacataatgaaatgggtagctttatcatttcataagaaaaaaattagaaaaaatatattaattcaggaaaacttggcttattaggcaaatcgggccttgaatagtaggccaaaaagtgagttctggctactaggtacgacatatatatatatatatatatatatatatatatatatatatatatatatatatatatatatatatatatatatataaatatatatatatatatatatatatatattattaaatatgaccgaaaaagtaagattaataattctaacacgaattttctccatctttcgtacatttcatttcactgttggtggtaattaaaaaatcaattctccaaaattcatttttatttctagtctgacgcgacacttgagcgcgtttcgtaaaacttattacattttcaaagactgtttcgtgttctgtcttgtgtttaggaatttaataccctattaataccacctcaccccatccacctcactcaaatgtagatataaagaaATCGAagttgtgtaagttctattcagttgtgtatgtgtaaactaaagtctttgaaaatgtagtaagttttatgaaacgcgctcaagtgtcgcgtcagactagaaataaaaataaattttggagaatttatttttgaattaccaccaacagtgaaaagaaccgtacgaaagatcgagaaaattcgtgttagaattattaatcttactttttcggtcatatttaataatgtatgtctacaggaaagactgctaccaaaatatactaatattaaaacgcacgacacagcagcaaggaatcaagccgtcacgataaaatatcgccaggatctgattcgtgatcagatatacaaggcagaaaatgaaatcaaagacaacaaaacgcaactacttcatgctacaaacgaatggagaaatagcaacatcgacgaaattctccgtacccgcattgaacaacatctCGACTACCTCAcacaccgacatcacctcagcactgaaacaaggatcatcaagaaactaacaacgttatatggaggacctatggcaattccacgaccaagagatagctttctgaaccttgcaggaattaacctcactgatgaccaagtcactctcctaaatctaggTATAAACTGCcaagttatgtccagaccgagtgagatggcccggaaagtggagttggaaattctgttggacgacatattcgacctcgagacacaaaagaaggtcactaccaaagataccttacaagcagaacttattgcggaaggaggaaagaatcgaggcaactacagaagcaccatactgtcccccgagctcaaagcggcagctaaaagccttcgtgagaacaaggagatagttgtcaggagaggtgacaagtcgccaatatacgtcattcttaaaaaagacgaatatctggcgcaaATTTACATTTGCCTAACACTACATTACTTGAAAAGTCTAGCACATGTTGGAATAAAGTTAGGTTTAACCGAGGGAAGTACTAAAGCTACAACATGAGATTACTTGCCAACCACTAATCATATTTCAGTATGGAAATATTTACCAAGGTAAACTATCCCTGTATATACCAAGTATGCAGTACTTGCTAAGATTAACAAGGAATCGTAAACAGTGCATTGTCTTAACGAAAAGTAAAacatattaaatatttaatatttaacattTAACTAGGGTTTTATATTTGTTAACCTAAAGGAAAATCTTATAATAAAATATGTAATTGATTATatatggaaaaaaaataaaataaagagaTAAGAAACATATTAATTACAGCTTTCTCAGTGGAACGTCACTATAACATTGAGATACGATTCAAGGACTCAAGACTCTCCGGTATAAAAGCCCGGCATCACTGCTGCAAGACACACTCGCTCAGCTGTGGCCACAGCTAACCAACTTTTAGCCATGAAGCTCTTGGTAAGTTGCATTAACAATCGGACTCTCTGATATTGGTtaatatttaatgtaatgtattaCATAAAATATCAAGGAAAGTAGTAGTCTTTTCGAAGAATATTTCATTTACGCGAATGAAAATATAGTACTTTACTGCTAAATATTATATGACTGTACGTGTGATTTTTCATATTTAGGTGCTTGTGATCCTGGCGGCTGCCGCTTGCGCTTCTGAGATTGAGAAGCGAGATGCAGAGCCCAGTTACGTGACGAGCAATTACGGTAGTGCTTACCCAGCATACAGTCACCGTTACCACAATGGAAAGAGGTCTGCCGAGCCAGAGCCTGAACAATCATACCCAATTTATTCCTCCGTCCTTCGACATGGTTATGATCGTCATTACTACAAGAGGTCTGCCGAACCAGAGCCTGAACCATCGTATCCTCTCTACTACGCTCCCCGTCATGGTTATCGCCGACATTTCTACAAGAGGTCTGCAGATCCTGAACCATCCTACTCAGTCTTCTCTAATTATGGTTACCGGCCACTAAACTATTATAGTCAACACTATTACTAGATTTCTGCTGACCTAAATGACACCATCTCTACTTACATTTAGGTCTATGGGGAATCAAACTATATGGTAAACCATCTCAACAATAATTTTCAGACTACGAGGCCTACATGACAAACAATTGCAAAGATCACACTCATCGCCAGGATTACTATCATTATGACATCAATGAGCTGAAATATGCATTAAATTATTCAACAAGTTTAATGTTATTTTGTTGAGTGTTCTGTTGTACAGCAAAGAAATAAATCTATATAATAATTGTTAAgtttattattaattatcattTGCATCATTAATATCATAGTGGTATCATAACGATGAAAACGATTCAATGTGTTTCCGGTTGCTTGACATGGTTAAGATGTTTAATGTTGATATGGTTAATATATCTGGAAGAATATATTAACGTCCGTCAATAAtattgatgaaaaaagatgtatgtaataaattaattttataGAGAAAATACTTGTATATATTGCGATTTGGTACTGAACCTATGAAACGATTTGCGTGGAAATTGTATGCTTGCTTTAGGAGGCATGCGATGTATAGACGTATATTTTAAATACACACTACATGTCTAATAACATTTTGAAAAAACTTAATTCTATATAACAGTTTCCTATCAAATGCAATACAGTAAGTTCAGATTGAGATGTCAGcatttaaatatttttaatatttaaatgtatttatattttaataaaattaaatatttatatataaataaaataaaaaaatatattttttttatgtatACTCTATACAGACGTTAGCTGGAAGGAATAGAGTTGGATGGGAAGGGGCCACGACTCGCCGAGCCAAAGCATCCATTTTATAAATATTGTCGGTTCTTTCCTCTGATGCAAATATGGGTAATATATGATATTAGTTTATAAGTAGAGTATTCTGAGTGTTGATGAAATATATTTACTGACAATTTTAGACGAAAAAATTTATATCAGCCCACGAGGGCTAgttcactgtactcacctatttgtgtttgcgggggttacgctctggctctttggtaccgcctctcaactgtcaatcaactggtgtacagattcctgagcctactgggctctttcatatctacatttgaaactttgtatggagtcaacctccaccacatcactgccttatgcattccatctgttaactaccctgacactgaaaatgttgtttctaatgtccctgtggctggctcatttgggtactcagtttccacctgtgtccccttattcgtgtaccacccgtgttaaacagtttatctttatctacccgaaTGGAGccagttggccgagcggacagcacgctttacacgtgatcctgtggcctcgggttcgatcccgggcttcGGCGAGAAacgacgggcagagtttctttcaccctatgcccctgttacatagcagtaaataggtacctgggagttagtcagctgtcacgggctgcttcctggaggtggcggCCTGTTTGAGGAccagaccgcggggacactaaagccccgaaatcaactcaagataaccctgtcaattcctttgagaattttgtatgaagtgatcttgtctccccttactcttctgtcttccagtgtcatgaggttcatttcacgcagcttttcctcgtaacttatgcctcttagttctgggactagcctagtggcatatctcagaactttttccagcttcgtcttttgcttgacaaggtacagactccatgctggggccccatactcaaggattggtcatACATATAGGGTATAgagagttctgaatgattccttacacaggtttctgaaggcagttctgatgttagataGTCTCGCATACgtcgcagatgttattctcttgatgtgggcttcaggagactagGTTTGGTGTAacatcaacttctagatctttctctttgtccgtttaATGAATGACTTTATCTCTCAttcagtatcctgtgtctgacctcctgtttccactgtatagtttcatgaccttgcatttactcgaggtggaactttagtagacatttgttagaccattcattcaatctgtctaggtcatcttggagcctcatattatcttccgcCGTCCTTTTCCTCTttaaaatttttgcatcatcagcaaataatgaAAGGAATGAATCTTTTCCCTCTTGaagttcatttacatatatcaggaacagtgcttagcgccactcatgctgtgagtaaaCATGCTGCCACAATGACAACAAAAAGGAGGCATGGTCCGGGACCATGCctcgggacactaagccccgaaatcagcccaagataacctcaagatgcagtATATAGCGTATAAATTAAAGAGAGGAAAAATGTGGATAATAGATTAAAAGAACATAATAAGTATTGAATAGTAAATAACTGTTCATATGAGTGTTAAAGGGAGTTTTATAACACATTAAGTATAGTTACTCAGAATTTGTCAGGATACGCATGAGAATAACAATAAATACTATGTTTCAAGAATTGTAGGAAATTCAGGAGTTTTTATCAAGTGTGACCATCACGCCTCAACACAGAAGATTTCACTGACGCCTTTGAGATAAATTTAGCTCTGATGGCTTCGTGCCGCAGTTAAtttgtcaaacagaatgtttaatattattgtatatatatatattttatatataaatgta is from Procambarus clarkii isolate CNS0578487 chromosome 54, FALCON_Pclarkii_2.0, whole genome shotgun sequence and encodes:
- the LOC138352673 gene encoding uncharacterized protein; its protein translation is MKLLVLVILAAAACASEIEKRDAEPSYVTSNYGSAYPAYSHRYHNGKRSAEPEPEQSYPIYSSVLRHGYDRHYYKRSAEPEPEPSYPLYYAPRHGYRRHFYKRSADPEPSYSVFSNYGYRPLNYYSQHYY